In the genome of Proteiniborus ethanoligenes, one region contains:
- a CDS encoding LytR/AlgR family response regulator transcription factor, whose translation MLQIAVCDDNIDELSNMVQLIDLYRTSKHLNCESAVFSNGFELVSALEKGKRFDIYCLDIIMPGFTGINLAKEIRGFDKTAPILFFTSSPEFALESYSVKAINYVLKPISKEKLFFTFDEILEQIKEEKDEDMIIVKSNEGIQKILIFNLTFIEVIGRNVLYHLRSGKVIECTEPFSSVCDTLLKYKCFIKPHRSYLVNMQYVDTIENHQVTLQTLSTIPIAQGKAREIKQQYLRYQMEEE comes from the coding sequence ATGCTCCAGATTGCGGTCTGTGATGATAATATTGACGAACTATCCAATATGGTACAGCTTATAGACCTGTACCGAACATCAAAACATCTGAATTGTGAATCTGCTGTCTTTTCAAATGGATTTGAACTGGTTTCAGCCTTGGAAAAAGGAAAACGGTTTGATATATACTGTCTGGATATTATTATGCCGGGCTTTACGGGCATTAATCTGGCAAAGGAAATCCGTGGTTTTGACAAAACTGCTCCAATTTTATTCTTTACATCATCACCTGAATTTGCTTTAGAAAGCTATTCAGTGAAAGCCATCAACTATGTACTAAAGCCAATTTCAAAAGAAAAACTATTCTTCACCTTTGATGAAATACTGGAGCAGATCAAAGAGGAAAAAGATGAAGATATGATTATCGTAAAGAGTAATGAGGGCATTCAAAAAATACTTATCTTCAATTTGACTTTTATTGAGGTCATAGGCAGAAATGTGTTGTATCACCTGCGTTCCGGCAAAGTGATAGAATGTACGGAGCCTTTTTCCTCTGTCTGCGATACACTTCTAAAATATAAGTGTTTTATAAAACCCCATCGCTCCTATCTTGTGAATATGCAGTATGTAGATACCATCGAAAATCATCAGGTGACCTTACAGACCCTCTCCACTATACCCATTGCACAAGGCAAGGCGCGGGAGATAAAGCAGCAATATCTGCGTTATCAAATGGAGGAGGAATGA
- a CDS encoding histidine kinase produces the protein MIVTVIGLLRFGVSLVFGITVSVLFARIEPTRKNRLVTILLCVIFLFVQTTSWWLWGLDLTSKLYPLITHLPLIVIFYFYYKRPLLISAVSMLSGYLCCQAPRWFGFLAGTALGSRLADHIFYIAFVFLAYYFLKRYVAGSVRQLMEKFIFQATT, from the coding sequence ATGATAGTAACAGTGATAGGACTCTTACGATTTGGAGTTTCTTTGGTCTTTGGTATAACGGTATCGGTTCTCTTTGCGAGAATAGAACCCACAAGGAAAAATAGGCTTGTTACTATCTTGCTCTGTGTAATTTTTCTTTTCGTTCAGACCACCAGTTGGTGGCTCTGGGGCTTGGATTTGACATCAAAGTTGTATCCACTGATTACTCATCTGCCGCTGATCGTGATATTCTATTTTTACTATAAGCGTCCGTTGCTCATATCCGCTGTCAGCATGCTTTCCGGTTATCTCTGCTGTCAGGCTCCGCGCTGGTTTGGTTTTCTTGCGGGTACCGCTTTGGGCAGCAGACTTGCAGACCACATTTTTTATATTGCATTTGTGTTTCTGGCCTATTATTTCTTGAAAAGATATGTGGCCGGATCTGTCCGGCAGTTGATGGAAAAGTTTATATTTCAGGCTACTACATAA
- the rpsI gene encoding 30S ribosomal protein S9: MAKVQYYGTGRRKTSIARVRLVPGTGNITINKRDFEEYFDYDTLKVLVKEPLRITDSLDKYDVIATVKGGGFTGQAGAIRHGLSRALIKADEELRPILKKAGFLTRDPRMVERKKYGLKKARRASQFSKR, from the coding sequence ATGGCGAAGGTTCAATACTACGGTACTGGTAGAAGAAAAACATCAATAGCAAGAGTGAGATTAGTTCCTGGCACAGGAAATATAACTATAAATAAAAGAGATTTTGAAGAGTACTTTGACTATGATACATTAAAGGTATTAGTTAAAGAACCTCTAAGAATTACAGATTCATTAGACAAATATGACGTAATAGCAACTGTAAAAGGTGGAGGATTCACTGGTCAAGCAGGAGCAATTAGACATGGTTTATCAAGAGCTCTAATCAAAGCAGACGAAGAACTAAGACCAATACTTAAAAAAGCAGGTTTCTTAACAAGAGACCCAAGAATGGTAGAAAGAAAGAAATACGGCTTAAAGAAAGCAAGAAGAGCTTCTCAATTCTCAAAGAGATAA
- the rplM gene encoding 50S ribosomal protein L13, which yields MKSFVAKPNEIERKWYIIDAEGKTLGRLSSEIAKILRGKHKPIFTPHVDTGDFVIVVNAEKVVLTGKKLEQKAYRYHTGYPGGLREVPYSRLMEKNPERIISLAVKGMLPKNSLGRSMFKKLKVYKGTEHKHQAQKPEVYEI from the coding sequence ATGAAAAGCTTTGTTGCAAAACCAAATGAAATTGAAAGAAAATGGTACATTATCGACGCTGAAGGAAAAACATTAGGTAGACTTAGTTCAGAAATCGCAAAAATATTAAGAGGTAAACATAAACCAATTTTCACACCACATGTTGATACAGGAGATTTTGTAATAGTAGTCAATGCAGAAAAGGTAGTATTAACTGGTAAGAAACTAGAACAAAAAGCATACAGATATCATACTGGATATCCAGGCGGACTAAGAGAAGTTCCTTACAGCAGATTAATGGAAAAAAACCCAGAAAGAATAATCAGCTTAGCAGTTAAAGGCATGTTACCTAAAAACAGCTTAGGTAGAAGTATGTTTAAAAAATTAAAAGTATACAAAGGTACAGAACATAAACATCAAGCTCAAAAACCTGAAGTTTATGAAATATAG
- the truA gene encoding tRNA pseudouridine(38-40) synthase TruA has protein sequence MRNIKLIIEYDGTNYSGWQKQPHQTTIQKTIEDSITKITKEKIEIYGSGRTDKGVHAKGQVANFFTGSKIPAERFREAINSVLPKDIVISHSEEVDESFHSRYSAKGKEYRYIIYNRRISSPLLRNYAYHVPQKLHFDYMKKAVNDFVGTNDFVAFMASGSSVKDTIRTIHNISLEKDKEIIQLKINGDGFLYNMVRIILGTLVDIGIGKIDRDAIPQIILSKDRQKAGHTAPPQGLYLERVYY, from the coding sequence ATGAGAAATATTAAGCTCATAATAGAATATGATGGTACAAATTATTCTGGTTGGCAAAAACAGCCACATCAGACAACGATACAAAAAACCATAGAGGATTCTATCACAAAAATAACTAAAGAAAAAATTGAAATATATGGCTCAGGAAGAACAGATAAAGGAGTTCATGCCAAGGGTCAAGTAGCTAACTTTTTTACTGGTTCAAAGATTCCAGCAGAAAGATTTAGAGAGGCCATTAACAGTGTATTACCAAAGGATATTGTGATAAGCCATTCAGAAGAAGTAGATGAATCATTTCATTCAAGATATAGTGCTAAAGGAAAAGAATATAGATATATTATTTATAACAGAAGAATCTCAAGTCCATTACTTCGGAATTATGCTTACCATGTACCTCAAAAGCTTCATTTTGACTACATGAAAAAGGCAGTAAATGACTTTGTTGGCACTAATGACTTTGTAGCCTTCATGGCATCAGGAAGCTCAGTAAAAGACACTATAAGGACAATACATAATATATCCTTAGAAAAAGATAAAGAAATTATACAACTAAAGATAAATGGGGATGGATTCTTATATAATATGGTAAGAATTATCCTAGGAACATTAGTAGATATAGGTATAGGTAAAATAGATAGGGATGCTATACCCCAGATTATATTGTCTAAAGATAGACAAAAGGCAGGACATACTGCACCACCTCAAGGATTATATTTAGAAAGAGTATATTATTAA
- a CDS encoding energy-coupling factor transporter transmembrane component T family protein, protein MLKNITIGQYFPGETVIHRLDPRVKLLGVFAFIISLFFINSFYPYIFVVAFILTTIKLSKVPLSYVIKGLKPLILIISITFLINLFMTKGEILYEIGPLDITKEGLVQATFMALRLIFLVMGTSLLTLTTSPISLTDGIEKLLKPFSKIGVPAHELAMMMTIALRFIPTLLEETDKIMKAQMARGADFESGNIMNRAKSLVPLLVPLFVSAFRRADELAMAMEARCYRGGENRTRMKELRFKKIDFVALSITTVFIAIIITYRFWW, encoded by the coding sequence ATGCTTAAGAATATAACGATAGGTCAATATTTTCCAGGAGAAACAGTTATCCATAGATTAGATCCTAGGGTAAAGCTATTAGGCGTCTTTGCATTTATAATATCATTATTTTTTATTAATAGCTTTTATCCATATATATTTGTAGTAGCTTTTATACTAACTACCATAAAGCTGTCTAAGGTTCCTTTAAGCTATGTAATAAAGGGACTCAAACCATTAATCTTAATAATATCCATTACTTTTCTAATAAATTTGTTTATGACAAAGGGAGAAATACTATATGAAATAGGGCCATTAGACATAACAAAAGAAGGTTTGGTACAAGCAACTTTCATGGCTCTAAGACTAATATTTCTTGTTATGGGTACATCATTATTAACCCTTACAACTTCCCCAATATCATTAACTGATGGTATAGAAAAGCTATTGAAGCCATTTAGTAAAATTGGGGTACCAGCTCATGAGCTTGCCATGATGATGACCATAGCCTTAAGGTTCATTCCAACCTTATTAGAAGAAACAGATAAGATAATGAAAGCACAAATGGCAAGAGGAGCAGACTTTGAAAGTGGTAACATAATGAATAGAGCCAAAAGCTTAGTTCCACTATTAGTACCCTTGTTCGTAAGTGCCTTTAGGAGGGCAGATGAGCTTGCTATGGCTATGGAAGCAAGATGCTATAGAGGTGGAGAAAACAGAACAAGAATGAAGGAATTAAGGTTTAAAAAGATAGACTTTGTTGCATTAAGTATAACTACAGTGTTTATTGCCATAATAATCACATATAGATTTTGGTGGTAA
- a CDS encoding energy-coupling factor transporter ATPase: protein MTIKIDGLTFIYNQNTPFEAKALDNINLEIKEGEFVGLIGHTGSGKSTLIQHLNGLLKPTSGRIEVGGVDITVKGTSLKEIRQKVGLVFQYPEHQLFEETVYKDIAFGPQNLGLSQEEVDARVREAMELVGLDFEGTNDRSPFELSGGQKRRVAIAGVLAMKPQVLILDEPTAGLDPKGRDDILGQIQSLYQKNKMTIILVSHSMEDIARLVNRIVVMHSGKIAITDTPREVFKRAEELEKLGLGIPQITYFMKAFKNKGHGIREDVLTVDEAKEEILQYLRRNRDA, encoded by the coding sequence ATGACAATAAAAATTGATGGATTAACATTCATATATAATCAAAATACACCCTTCGAAGCAAAGGCTTTAGACAACATAAATCTAGAGATAAAAGAAGGGGAATTTGTAGGACTAATAGGTCATACAGGCTCGGGGAAATCCACCCTTATACAGCATTTAAACGGACTACTTAAGCCTACATCTGGTCGTATAGAGGTAGGTGGAGTAGATATCACAGTAAAAGGTACAAGTTTAAAGGAAATACGACAAAAAGTAGGTCTTGTATTTCAATATCCTGAGCATCAACTATTTGAAGAAACAGTATATAAGGATATAGCCTTTGGGCCACAAAATTTAGGGCTATCACAGGAAGAAGTAGATGCAAGGGTTAGAGAAGCAATGGAGCTTGTGGGACTTGATTTTGAAGGTACTAATGACAGATCACCCTTTGAGCTTAGTGGCGGACAAAAAAGAAGGGTAGCCATAGCAGGAGTTCTAGCTATGAAGCCACAGGTATTGATATTAGATGAGCCAACAGCAGGTCTGGACCCTAAGGGAAGAGATGATATATTAGGACAGATTCAAAGCTTATATCAAAAAAACAAAATGACCATAATCCTAGTATCTCACAGCATGGAAGATATAGCACGCCTAGTCAATAGGATAGTAGTAATGCATAGTGGGAAAATAGCTATTACAGATACGCCAAGAGAGGTATTTAAAAGAGCAGAAGAGCTAGAAAAGCTTGGACTTGGTATACCACAGATAACATATTTTATGAAAGCCTTTAAAAATAAAGGGCATGGTATTAGAGAAGATGTTCTAACAGTAGATGAGGCAAAGGAAGAGATATTACAATATTTGAGGAGAAATAGAGATGCTTAA
- a CDS encoding energy-coupling factor transporter ATPase — MSDTMIKIENVTLEYTTNEDKEFAALKDVSLEIKKGEFLVILGHNGSGKSTLAKLMNALLLPTEGKVYVNGMDTTDMNKVWDIRQTAGMVFQNPDNQLVATIVEEDVAFGPENQGVEPSEIRRRVDEALEIVEMSQYKKHAPHLLSGGQKQRIAIAGILAMNPDCIVLDEPTAMLDPSGRKEVMNTIEKLNKEQKKTIIHITHYMDEAVGADRIIVMEEGQVVLEGAPKEVFSKVEEIKSLGLDVPQVTELVHELIKEGINLPKDILTVEELVGLL; from the coding sequence ATGAGCGATACAATGATAAAAATAGAAAATGTAACTTTAGAATATACAACAAATGAGGATAAAGAATTTGCCGCATTAAAGGATGTAAGCCTTGAAATAAAAAAGGGAGAATTCTTAGTAATACTTGGTCACAATGGTTCAGGAAAATCAACCCTTGCTAAATTGATGAATGCACTTTTATTACCTACTGAAGGAAAGGTGTATGTAAATGGTATGGATACCACTGACATGAATAAAGTGTGGGATATAAGACAAACAGCAGGCATGGTTTTTCAGAATCCAGATAATCAACTAGTAGCTACTATTGTTGAAGAAGATGTAGCTTTTGGACCTGAAAATCAAGGTGTAGAGCCTAGTGAAATAAGAAGAAGAGTAGATGAAGCATTAGAAATAGTAGAAATGAGTCAGTATAAAAAACATGCTCCACATCTTTTATCTGGTGGACAAAAACAAAGGATAGCAATAGCCGGCATACTAGCTATGAATCCAGACTGTATTGTACTAGATGAACCTACTGCAATGCTAGATCCTTCGGGAAGAAAAGAAGTAATGAACACTATAGAGAAGCTAAACAAAGAGCAAAAAAAGACTATAATTCATATAACCCACTATATGGACGAAGCAGTAGGTGCAGACAGAATAATAGTAATGGAAGAAGGGCAAGTAGTATTAGAAGGCGCGCCTAAAGAAGTATTTAGTAAGGTAGAAGAGATAAAGAGCTTAGGCTTAGATGTGCCACAAGTAACAGAGCTAGTACATGAGCTTATAAAAGAAGGAATAAACCTTCCAAAGGATATATTAACAGTTGAGGAATTGGTGGGATTGCTATGA
- the rplQ gene encoding 50S ribosomal protein L17 — MAKLRKLGRPTDHRKAMLRNLVTSLLRNGKIETTETRAKETRRIAEKMITLAKRGDLHARRQVLAYVYDETVVKNLFDDIAPKYADRNGGYTRMLKLGPRRGDAAEMVILELV, encoded by the coding sequence ATGGCTAAGCTAAGAAAATTAGGACGCCCTACTGATCACAGAAAAGCAATGCTTAGAAATCTTGTTACAAGCCTACTTAGAAATGGCAAAATAGAAACTACTGAAACAAGAGCCAAAGAAACTAGAAGAATAGCAGAAAAAATGATAACTCTAGCAAAAAGAGGAGATTTACATGCTAGACGTCAAGTTTTGGCATATGTGTATGATGAAACAGTAGTTAAGAATTTATTTGATGATATAGCACCAAAGTATGCGGACAGAAATGGTGGTTATACAAGAATGCTTAAACTAGGACCACGTAGAGGCGATGCTGCCGAAATGGTAATATTAGAATTAGTATAA
- a CDS encoding DNA-directed RNA polymerase subunit alpha has protein sequence MIEIEKPKLEIVDLNENNTYGKFVVEPLERGYGTTLGNSLRRILLSSLPGAAVSSIKIQGILHEFSTIPGVLEDVSEIILNIKNVAAIMHSEEPVMLKIEAEGPGEITAGDILTGSDVEILNKDLHIATLENDAKLYMELEMTRGRGYVPAERNKQENQPIGVIPIDSIYTPVKKVNFKVENTRVGQITDYDKLTLEVWTDGTIKPDEATSLGAKILNEHLNLFITLTEHVNDVEIMVEKEEDKKEKVLEMTIEELDLSVRSYNCLKRASINTVEELTQKTEEDMMKVRNLGKKSLEEVQQKLAELGLSLRKSDE, from the coding sequence ATGATAGAAATAGAAAAACCAAAATTAGAAATTGTCGACTTAAATGAAAACAACACTTATGGTAAATTTGTTGTTGAGCCTTTAGAAAGAGGATATGGAACTACTCTAGGAAATTCACTTAGAAGAATCCTGCTGTCATCTTTACCAGGTGCTGCAGTATCTTCTATTAAAATTCAAGGTATACTACATGAATTTTCTACAATACCGGGAGTATTAGAAGATGTTTCAGAAATTATTCTAAACATTAAAAATGTAGCTGCAATAATGCACTCTGAAGAGCCTGTAATGCTGAAGATAGAAGCTGAGGGGCCTGGAGAGATTACAGCAGGCGACATTCTAACTGGTAGTGATGTAGAAATATTAAACAAAGATCTTCATATAGCTACACTTGAAAATGATGCTAAGCTATACATGGAGCTTGAAATGACAAGAGGTAGGGGATATGTTCCTGCTGAAAGAAATAAGCAGGAAAACCAGCCAATAGGTGTTATTCCTATAGACTCTATCTATACTCCTGTTAAAAAAGTGAATTTTAAGGTTGAAAATACAAGGGTAGGACAAATTACTGATTATGATAAATTAACTCTTGAGGTATGGACAGATGGAACAATAAAGCCTGATGAAGCCACTTCATTAGGTGCTAAGATACTCAATGAACATTTGAACCTATTTATCACACTAACTGAACATGTTAATGATGTTGAAATAATGGTTGAAAAAGAAGAAGATAAAAAAGAAAAGGTTCTTGAAATGACTATTGAAGAACTAGACCTTTCTGTAAGGTCTTATAACTGCTTAAAAAGGGCAAGTATCAATACTGTTGAAGAATTAACACAAAAGACAGAAGAAGATATGATGAAGGTTAGAAACCTTGGAAAGAAATCCCTTGAAGAAGTTCAACAAAAACTTGCAGAATTAGGATTGAGTTTGAGAAAAAGTGATGAGTAA
- the rpsD gene encoding 30S ribosomal protein S4, which translates to MARYTGPVCRLCRREGQKLYLKGDKCFTDKCPVARRNYAPGQHGQSRKKLSNYGVQLREKQKVRRYYGISESQMRKYFEAADKKVGITGENLLKILESRLDNVIFRLGLADSRAEARQLVTHGHFKINGKKVDIPSYLTSVGETIEVKEGSKSSVRFKEHQEGFQGNVVPWLQMDIENMIGKIISEPSREDIDLPIQEHLIVELYSK; encoded by the coding sequence ATGGCTAGATACACAGGTCCTGTTTGTAGACTTTGCCGTAGAGAAGGGCAAAAGCTTTACTTAAAAGGAGATAAGTGTTTTACTGATAAATGTCCAGTAGCTAGAAGAAACTATGCTCCTGGGCAACACGGGCAAAGTAGAAAAAAATTATCTAACTATGGAGTACAATTAAGAGAAAAACAAAAAGTTCGTAGATATTATGGAATTTCAGAAAGTCAAATGAGAAAATATTTTGAAGCTGCAGATAAAAAAGTAGGAATTACAGGTGAAAACCTATTAAAAATACTAGAGTCAAGATTAGACAATGTTATATTTAGATTAGGTTTAGCTGATTCAAGAGCAGAAGCGAGACAACTAGTTACTCATGGACATTTTAAGATAAATGGTAAGAAGGTAGATATTCCTTCATATTTAACTTCTGTTGGAGAAACTATAGAAGTCAAAGAAGGAAGCAAATCATCAGTAAGGTTCAAAGAGCATCAAGAGGGATTCCAAGGTAACGTAGTACCATGGTTACAAATGGATATAGAAAACATGATAGGCAAAATCATTTCTGAGCCATCTAGAGAAGATATCGATCTACCAATACAAGAACACTTAATAGTAGAGCTATATTCTAAATAA
- the rpsK gene encoding 30S ribosomal protein S11, with protein sequence MAAKKGVKTRVKRRERKNIERGQAHIRSTFNNTIVTLSDANGNVLSWASAGQLGFKGSRKSTPFAAQMAAEEAAKKAMEHGLKTVEVFVKGPGAGREAAIRSLQATGLEVSMIKDTTPVPHNGCRPPKRRRV encoded by the coding sequence TTGGCAGCTAAAAAAGGTGTAAAAACACGTGTAAAAAGAAGAGAACGTAAAAATATTGAAAGAGGTCAAGCTCATATAAGATCTACTTTCAATAATACTATAGTAACATTATCTGATGCTAACGGAAATGTATTATCTTGGGCAAGCGCTGGTCAGTTAGGCTTCAAAGGTTCAAGAAAATCAACTCCATTTGCTGCTCAAATGGCTGCAGAAGAAGCAGCTAAAAAAGCCATGGAACATGGACTTAAAACTGTAGAAGTATTTGTTAAAGGACCAGGAGCTGGTAGAGAGGCTGCAATAAGATCATTACAAGCAACTGGACTTGAAGTTAGCATGATTAAGGATACAACTCCAGTACCACATAACGGTTGTAGACCACCAAAACGTAGAAGAGTCTAG
- the rpsM gene encoding 30S ribosomal protein S13 — protein sequence MARIAGVDLPRDKRVEVGLTYIFGIGRARSNEILAKAGVNPDTRVRDLTESEVNELRTIIDTYMVEGDLRREVSLNIKRLREIGCYRGLRHRRGLPVRGQNTKNNARTRKGPKKLAAKKGKK from the coding sequence ATGGCTAGAATTGCCGGTGTTGACTTACCAAGAGATAAGAGAGTAGAAGTTGGATTGACTTATATATTTGGAATCGGAAGAGCTAGATCAAATGAAATACTAGCAAAAGCCGGTGTAAATCCAGATACTAGAGTAAGAGATTTAACTGAATCAGAAGTAAATGAATTAAGAACAATAATAGACACATATATGGTTGAAGGGGACCTTAGAAGAGAAGTTTCACTTAATATTAAAAGATTAAGAGAAATTGGATGCTATAGAGGATTAAGACATAGAAGAGGTCTTCCAGTAAGAGGACAAAACACTAAGAATAATGCTAGAACTAGAAAAGGTCCTAAGAAACTTGCAGCAAAAAAAGGTAAAAAGTAA
- the rpmJ gene encoding 50S ribosomal protein L36 codes for MKVRPSVKKICEKCQIIRRKGKVMVICENPRHKQKQG; via the coding sequence ATGAAAGTAAGACCATCAGTTAAAAAGATTTGTGAAAAATGCCAAATCATCAGAAGAAAAGGTAAAGTAATGGTGATCTGCGAGAATCCAAGACATAAGCAAAAACAAGGTTAA
- the infA gene encoding translation initiation factor IF-1, translated as MSKKDVIEVEGTVAEALPNAMFKVKLENGHEILAHISGKLRMNFIRILPGDKVTIELSPYDLTRGRITWRNK; from the coding sequence ATGTCTAAAAAGGATGTTATTGAGGTAGAAGGGACCGTAGCTGAAGCTCTACCAAACGCCATGTTTAAGGTTAAATTAGAGAATGGTCATGAGATACTAGCTCATATATCTGGAAAGCTTAGAATGAATTTCATAAGAATTCTTCCAGGAGATAAGGTTACAATAGAATTGTCACCTTATGACTTAACAAGAGGTAGAATCACGTGGCGCAATAAGTAG
- a CDS encoding KOW domain-containing RNA-binding protein, with product METTSDIHLGQVVRSKAGRDKGKVFTVLNIVDDEYVLIVDGDYRRLDNPKKKKIKHLIVYKTIIEELKERLTNGQKVNNAFIRKALDPFNKEI from the coding sequence ATGGAAACCACTAGTGATATACACTTAGGACAGGTGGTTAGATCTAAAGCAGGAAGAGATAAAGGCAAGGTATTTACAGTACTAAATATAGTAGATGATGAGTATGTACTAATTGTAGATGGTGATTATAGAAGATTAGACAATCCAAAAAAGAAAAAGATTAAACATCTAATAGTCTATAAAACTATTATTGAAGAACTTAAAGAGAGACTTACAAATGGTCAGAAAGTCAACAATGCATTTATTAGAAAGGCTTTAGATCCATTTAATAAAGAGATATAA
- the map gene encoding type I methionyl aminopeptidase, whose protein sequence is MIILKSDREIEKMSDAGRLVAQTHAFLKDMIKPGVTTKELDEAAEEFIRSHGAIPAFKGYNGFPGSICASINEVVVHGIPGLNKLKDGDIISIDIGTIVDGYYGDGAKTYPVGNVSDKDLELIEVTRQSFYEGLKFAKEGNRLSDISHAIQKYVEINGFSVVRDFVGHGIGQKMHEEPQIPNFGLPGKGPRLRAGMVLAIEPMVNMGTYHVRILSDNWTVVTIDGQKSAHYEHTIAITNDEPLILTKL, encoded by the coding sequence ATGATTATTTTGAAAAGTGATAGAGAAATTGAAAAGATGTCAGATGCAGGAAGGCTTGTTGCACAGACACATGCCTTTCTCAAAGACATGATAAAGCCAGGAGTGACCACTAAAGAATTAGATGAAGCAGCAGAAGAATTTATTAGGAGTCACGGTGCAATACCTGCTTTTAAGGGTTATAATGGTTTTCCAGGAAGTATTTGTGCTTCTATAAATGAAGTAGTAGTTCATGGAATTCCTGGATTAAACAAGTTAAAAGATGGCGATATTATAAGTATAGATATCGGAACTATAGTTGATGGATATTATGGTGATGGAGCCAAGACGTATCCTGTAGGCAATGTTTCAGACAAGGACTTGGAACTAATAGAAGTGACCAGACAATCATTTTATGAAGGCTTGAAATTTGCCAAAGAAGGTAATAGATTGTCCGATATCTCACATGCTATACAAAAATATGTAGAAATCAATGGTTTTTCCGTAGTTAGAGACTTTGTTGGCCATGGAATTGGTCAGAAAATGCATGAGGAGCCCCAGATACCAAACTTTGGACTGCCGGGGAAAGGACCACGTCTTAGAGCAGGTATGGTGCTAGCCATTGAACCAATGGTTAATATGGGCACATACCATGTAAGAATACTAAGCGACAACTGGACAGTAGTTACGATAGATGGCCAAAAGTCTGCACATTATGAGCATACAATAGCCATAACAAATGATGAGCCATTAATCTTAACGAAGTTATAA
- a CDS encoding adenylate kinase, whose amino-acid sequence MRLILLGPPGAGKGTQAVSIVKKYNIPHISTGDILRKNIKEGTELGNKAKEYMDKGLLVPDELVVAIVKDRLTEEDCIQGFLLDGFPRTVMQADSLDTELNSLKYELDKVINIDVSKEELIDRAVGRRVCKDCGATYHIKFNLPKAEGKCDVCGGELHQRKDDTEETVSKRIEVYLEQTKPLINYYEEKGILINIDGKQDIDKVFQDIVTALGRE is encoded by the coding sequence TTGAGACTTATTCTACTAGGACCACCTGGAGCAGGAAAAGGAACTCAGGCGGTTAGTATAGTTAAGAAATACAACATACCACATATATCAACTGGAGATATATTAAGAAAAAACATAAAAGAGGGTACAGAACTAGGCAATAAAGCAAAAGAATATATGGATAAAGGTCTATTAGTACCCGATGAGTTAGTGGTAGCCATTGTTAAAGATAGACTAACAGAAGAAGATTGCATCCAAGGATTCTTGTTAGATGGTTTTCCAAGAACAGTAATGCAAGCAGACTCTTTAGATACCGAACTAAATAGCTTGAAATATGAATTAGATAAAGTAATTAATATTGATGTTAGTAAGGAAGAGCTTATTGATAGAGCAGTAGGCAGAAGAGTTTGTAAGGATTGTGGTGCAACTTATCATATTAAGTTTAATCTACCTAAGGCTGAAGGTAAGTGTGATGTTTGTGGTGGAGAACTTCATCAGAGAAAAGATGATACTGAAGAAACAGTATCAAAGAGAATAGAAGTATACCTAGAACAGACAAAGCCTTTAATAAATTACTATGAAGAAAAAGGGATACTAATTAACATAGATGGAAAACAAGACATAGACAAGGTATTCCAAGACATAGTAACAGCATTAGGGAGAGAATAA